A section of the Osmia lignaria lignaria isolate PbOS001 chromosome 3, iyOsmLign1, whole genome shotgun sequence genome encodes:
- the l(2)09851 gene encoding WD repeat-containing protein 1 l(2)09851, whose translation MTIFYKEIPKEMEDEPMDEINENMEESNSESEEEEDSMESEDTEGKENQNTESKVYLPGQPLKSGEELVVDKSAYRLLHHAQSGAPCLSFDIILDDLGNNRENYPLSMYLVAGTQAAKTHVNNLLVMKMKNLHATKDDSDDDSDDDELDSDDDTNTPVMSVAPIKHQGCINRVRYAKLGDATVAASWSELGRVHIWNLDEQLKALDNDEMLRAYRKKCEKHDGGIKPLFTFKGHLSEGYGLDWCPTEIGTLASGDCKGNIHIWRISNGNSATWHVDQRPYNSHAPHSVEDIQWSPNERHVLASCSVDKSIKIWDTRSSPQSACMLTASGTHTADINVISWNRNESQFLVSGGDDGLICVWDLRQFGSSGSSPLAIFKQHTSPVTTVEWHPQEATVFASGGADDQIAQWDLSVEADQSEATENNELKELPSQLLFIHQGQTDIKELHWHPQCTGVVISTAHSGFNIFRTISV comes from the exons ATGACTATCTTTTATAAAGAAATTCCTAAAGAAATGGAGGACGAACCGATGGATGAAATTAACGAGAATATGGAGGAAAGTAACAGTgagagtgaagaagaagaagactcCATGGAAAGTGAAGATactgaaggaaaagaaaatcaaaatacCGAATCTAAAGTATACCTTCCTGGACAACCACTGAAAAGTGGAGAAGAACTTGTGGTTGATAAATCAGCATATAGACTTCTACATCATGCACAATCTGGTGCACCATGTCTTAGTTTTGATATAATCTTAGATGACTTAGGTAATAATAGAGAAAATTATCCTTTGAGTATGTACCTTGTTGCTGGAACACAAGCTGCCAAGACGCATGTTAATAATCTTCTGGTTATGAAGATGAAAAACCTTCATGCCACCAAGGATGATTCTGATGATGACTCAGATGATGATGAACTAGACAGTGATGATGATACAAATACACCTGTAATGTCTGTTGCACCAATCAAACATCAGGGTTGCATTAATAGAGTTAG ATACGCTAAACTCGGCGACGCAACTGTTGCAGCAAGTTGGAGTGAATTGGGTCGTGTACATATTTGGAATTTAGATGAACAATTAAAAGCACTTGATAACGATGAAATGCTTCGTGCTTATCGTAAGAAGTGTGAGAAACACGATGGAGGCATCAAACCATTATTCACGTTTAAAGGACATCTGTCGGAAGGATATGGATTAGATTGGTGTCCAACTGAAATAGGTACTTTAGCTTCTGGTGATTGTAAAGGAAATATTCACATATGGCGTATTAGTAATGGTAATAGCGCGACATGGCACGTGGATCAAAGACCATACAATTCACACGCACCACATAGCGTCGAAGATATTCAGTGGTCTCCTAATGAAAGGCATGTGCTTGCTTCGTGCTCTGTTGACAAAAG TATTAAAATTTGGGATACGAGATCAAGCCCGCAGTCCGCTTGCATGTTGACAGCATCTGGCACACATACTGCTGACATTAACGTTATCTCATGGAATCGCAATGAAAGCCAGTTTCTTGTGTCTGGCGGTGACGATGGATTGATTTGTGTATGGGATTTGCGCCAGTTTGGTTCTAGTGGCTCAAGTCCATTAGCCATATTTAAACAGCATACTTCACCTGTTACAACAGTGGAATGGCATCCACAAGAAGCTACTGTATTTGCTTCCGGTGGAGCCGATGATCAGATTGCTCAATGGGATTTGTCAGTAGAAGCCGATCAATCGGAAGCcacagaaaataatgaattaaagGAATTGCCTTCTCAGTTGTTATTTATACATCAAGGTCAAACTGATATTAAAGAACTACATTGGCATCCTCAATGTACTGGTGTTGTAATATCGACAGCACATTCAGGATTTAACATATTTCGTACAATTAGTGTATAA
- the Pms2 gene encoding mismatch repair endonuclease PMS2, giving the protein MTEPTPTIEKSKKITAINKQTIHKICSGQVVFDLAGAIKELVENSLDSGATLIDIKLKDYGKTCISISDNGSGVLEEDFAGLGLKHHTSKLKEFSDLTEVDTFGFRGEALSSLCSLAELSIITRHSTSEHGFKLEFDHNGILQKKEACAREVGTTVHVKNIFKCLPVRAKEFTRNLKKEYARAIQVLYNYCIVSTDTKITCSNSVSGKSNVVVTTTNSSSILNNINIVFGKKASNGLLKLELLPPDEATLQEYNLRNDVAIDFEWDCYVSSCDHTVGRSTPDRQFFYVNGRPCDPAKVNKLINHIYHKYNNKQYPFIFLNLKLNKQSTDINVTPDKRTIFCTQENLILAALKFSLISKWDKLQGNLNVKPISELNFGTKRAISPANTNPPAKRFQNLQTSSNTEHLDENSVQYDNKNKIIEYDNYNVQNDISNQTKILDDAEMSISMLTIKQKFQEKENNLSKLVTTSTRIKYKAQLESAKNSVAEDELKRELTKESFLKMEIIGQFNLGFIIARLEKDLFIIDQHATDEKYRFEKLNNETQLKTQKLIVPKALNLSSLNETILIEHQKTFEDNGFFFKINHEAESGQRVELTGMPVSGYWQFGQEDIEELIFLIREGGVEHKENRIYRPSRVRQMLASRACRSAVMIGTALNNNEMQKLVTQMAQMENPWSCPHGRPTIRHLLSLHLVHK; this is encoded by the exons ATGACAGAACCAACTCCAACAATAGAAAAATCGAAGAAGATTACTGCCATAAATAAACAAACAATTCATAAAATTTGTTCTGGTCAG gtGGTGTTTGATCTGGCAGGTGCAATAAAAGAACTGGTAGAAAATAGTTTAGATAGTGGTGCTACATtaattgatattaaattaaaagattatGGGAAAACATGTATCAGTATAAGTGATAATGGAAGCGGTGTTTTAGAGGAAGATTTTGCAGGATTGG GACTGAAACATCATACATCCAAACTGAAAGAATTCTCAGATCTGACTGAAGTAGATACCTTTGGGTTTCGTGGAGAAGCTCTTAGTTCACTCTGCTCTTTAGCTGAATTAAGTATCATTACCAGACATTCCACAAGTGAGCATggttttaaattagaatttgaTCACAATGGTATACTGCAAAAGAAAGAAGCATGTGCAAGAGAAGTAGGTACTACTgtacatgttaaaaatatatttaagtgTCTTCCAGTAAGAGCAAAAGAATTTACAAGAAACCTAAAAAAGGAATATGCTCGAGCTATCCAAGTGCTATATAATTATTGCATAGTTTCTACTGATACAAAAATAACATGTTCCAATTCGGTATCAGGAAAATCTAATGTTGTAGTTACTACTACAAACTCCAgcagtattttaaataatattaatatagtgTTTGGCAAGAAAGCTTCAAACGGTCTTCTTAAACTTGAGTTACTACCTCCTGATGAAGCAACATTACAAGAGTACAATTTACGAAATGATGTAGCTATAGATTTTGAATGGGATTGCTACGTTAGCAGTTGTGATCATACTGTCGGACGATCTACACCCGATAGacaatttttttatgtaaacGGTCGACCATGCGATCCTGcgaaagtaaataaattaataaatcacATTTATCACAAATATAACAATAAACAATatccatttatttttttaaatttaaaacttaaTAAACAATCGACCGATATTAACGTAACTCCGGATAAAAGAACTATTTTTTGTACACAAGAGAATTTAATATTAGCAGCTCTGAAATTCAGTTTAATAAGTAAATGGGATAAGTTACAAGGAAACTTGAATGTGAAACCTATATCTGAATTAAATTTtggaacgaagagagcaattTCACCGGCGAACACAAATCCCCCAGCAAAAAGATTTCAGAATTTACAAACATCATCGAATACAGAACATTTAGATGAAAATAGTGTACagtatgataataaaaataaaattattgaatatgaTAACTACAATGTACAAAATGATATATCGAATCAAACAAAAATATTGGATGATGCTGAAATGTCAATTAGTATGTTAACAATAAAACAAAAGTTTCAAGAAAAAGAGAACAATTTATCGAAGCTTGTTACCACGAGTACAAGAATTAAATATAAGGCACAATTGGAAAGTGCTAAAAATTCTGTCGCCGAAGATGAACTGAAAAGGGAACTAACGAAGGAATCTTTTCTTAAG atgGAAATAATAGGACAATTTAATCTTGGTTTTATAATAGCCCGTTTGGAAAAAGATCTATTTATTATTGATCAGCATGCTACTGATGAAAAGTATCGCTTCGAAAAACTTAACAATGAGACGCAACTAAAAACTCAGAAATTAATCGTTCCCAAAGCATTAAATTTGTCTTCTTTAaatgaaacaatattaattgaaCACCAGAAAACGTTTGAAGACAATGgcttcttttttaaaattaatcacgAAG CCGAATCAGGACAGCGTGTAGAACTCACAGGAATGCCAGTCAGCGGATATTGGCAATTTGGACAAGAGGATATAGAAGAACTGATTTTTCTTATTAGAGAAGGTGGCGTGGAACATAAAGAAAATCGTATATACCGTCCAAGTCGTGTGAGGCAAATGTTAGCATCAAGAGCTTGTCGTAGTGCAGTTATGATTGGTACAGCTCTTAATAATAACGAAATGCAAAAATTAGTTACACAAATGGCGCAAATGGAAAACCCTTGGAGTTGCCCTCATGGTAGACCAACGATAAGACATCTATTATCATTACATCTTGTGCATAAATAA